The sequence AAACCTGAATTTATCTTGCTGGATGAGCCAACGTCATCGCTTGATCGCACCGTTCAAGCGCAAGTGTTGGATCTGCTGAAGTCTCTACAAGAGCGATATGGCTTAACCTACCTGTTTATTAGTCATGATCTTAATGTAGTTAAATCGCTATGCCACTACACCATCGTAATGAAAGCAGGGGAGATCGTAGAGCAGGGTGATACACAAACCTTGTTTACTGACCCAAAACACGATTACACTAAGACGCTTGTATCGCTCTCAGCGATGTAGAAAGAACAATTGAGGTTAAGTGTGGAAGAAGAGTTTCAAGAAGAGATCGAAATCGAAGCGATTGGTGTCGAAGTTTCGTCTCAGCCTATCGAGCTGTATAAGGTATTAAAGCTTGCCAATGTCGTTGATGGTGGTGGTCAAGCTAAACACTATATAGCTGAAGGCTATGTCGCGGTAAATGGAGAGCTTGAAATCCGCAAACGCAGAAAAATGTATGACGGTGACTTTCTTGAGTTTAACCAAGAGTACTACGTCGTAGTTTGTGACCAACCACCCGTTGAAGAGGTTGAACAACCAAAAGCGGTTGAACCTGAGCCAAAACAAACCAAAAAGAAGAAAAACAAATCTTCTTCTCAAAAGAGCAAATCAAAATCTTCTGCAAGCTCGCAAAAGAAACCTGAGCCGCAAGACAAACCGAAGAAATCTAACAATGGCGGAAGAGGCGAAATCAACTTCTTCTAACTAGCGCTTCCATTTTCAGGGTTGTACAAACCCTGAAAATGGTCGTTTTTCTTTTCACGCCCAACCTTTAGCCTTCAGCCTCCAACAGTAGGGTGTGTCAGGTCATCAATAATCGGACACTCACTTCCTTCATCTCCTGGGCAACTCACCACCCAAGCTTTCAATTGGGCACGAATTTCTTCTAAATGACGAATTTTTTTCTCGACTTCCTCTAGTTTTTCCAGTGCATGCGCTTTAACTTGCTTACT comes from Vibrio astriarenae and encodes:
- a CDS encoding RNA-binding S4 domain-containing protein, whose product is MEEEFQEEIEIEAIGVEVSSQPIELYKVLKLANVVDGGGQAKHYIAEGYVAVNGELEIRKRRKMYDGDFLEFNQEYYVVVCDQPPVEEVEQPKAVEPEPKQTKKKKNKSSSQKSKSKSSASSQKKPEPQDKPKKSNNGGRGEINFF